GCGGGGCAGCAGCTCGTCGAGCCGCTCCAGGGAGAGGGCCAGGTGCGCGCCCCGCTTCGTGCCCGCGATCGCGTGGACCTCGTCGAGGATGACCGTCTCCACGCCCGTCAGGGCCTCGCGCGTGGCGGAGGTCAGCATCAGGAACAGGGACTCGGGGGTGGTGATCAGGATGTCCGGCGGCCGGGTCGCGAGCGCCCGGCGCTCGGCCGCCGGGGTGTCCCCGGACCGGATCCCGACCCGGACGTCCGGCTCGGGCAGGCCGAGCCGCACCGACTCCTGCCGGATGCCGGTCAGCGGCGAGCGCAGGTTCCGCTCGACGTCCACGGCGAGGGCCTTCAGCGGCGACACGTACAGCACGCGGCAGCGCTTCTTCGCCTCGGCCGGCGGAGGCGAGGCCGCGAGCCGGTCCAAGGAGGCGAGGAACGCGGCGAGGGTCTTGCCCGAGCCGGTCGGCGCGACGACGAGCACGTCGGAGCCCGCGCCGATGGCCTTCCAGGCGCCCTCCTGCGCCGCCGTGGGCGCGGCGAAGGCCCCGGTGAACCAACCACGGGTCGCGGGGGAGAACGAGTCGAGCGCGGACCTGACCATGTCCCCCATCGTGCACCCGACCACTGACAACCGTCCGGACCTGGGGGAATCCCGATCGTCGCGGGGCGCCGGCGGGGCGCAGAATGGGGGGATGGCGAGGGACGGTGCGAGCGGGGAGGAGCGGGCGCGGTACTGGCAGTACGCCGAGCTGCCCGGGGTCGACCTGCTGCACGCCCACTACATCCGCAAGGCCTTCGCCCGGCACACCCACGAGTCCTTCGTCTTCGCCGCGATCACCGAGGGCGTCGAGGCCTTCCACTACCGCGACGAGCTCGTCCACGCCGGGCCCGGGCAGATCGCCCTCGTCAACCCGGACACCCCGCACACCGGGCACGCGGGCGTGCCCGAGGGCTGGACCTACCGGACGATCTACCCCGACGCGGAGATCGTCCGGTCGATCGCCGCCGACACCCTCGCCCTGCGCGGCGAGGTCGGTTTCACCTCGCCCGTCGTCGACGACCCGTACGCCGCGCAGCTCGTCGTCGGCGTCCACCGGGCCGCCGAGGAGGGCAACGCGCTTGCCGCGGACAGCCTCCTGCGCCTGGTCACCGCCCGGCTCCTGCGCAGCCACGGAGGGCTGGTCACCCCGCTCCCGCCCCGCTCGGCGGGCGCCCGGAACGCGGCACGCGCGCGCGAGGTCCTGGAGACCGGGATGGCCGAGCCACCGACCCTGGAGCGGCTCGCCGCCGACCTCGGCACCAGTCCGTTCGCCCTGCTCCGCGCCTTCCGCGAGGCGTACGGGATGCCTCCGCACACCTGGCTCACCGACGCGCGCGTACGACGGGCCAGACAGCTCCTCGACGCGGGGACGCCCCCGGCGGAGGCGGCCGCCGCCGTCGGCTTCACCGACCAGTCGCACCTCAGTCGGCACTTCACCCGCAGCGTCGGGGTGCCCCCGGGCGCCTACCAACGCGCGCGGGGCGCCGGACGGCGGGCTCCGTAGCCGCCGCAAGAACGTACAAGACCGGGGCCGCAGCAGCCCCGTAACGTCCCTGACGTGGCAGAACAGACAGCACCAGCACCTCCCGTCATACGTGACGGCACCCCCGCCAAGCCCGACGCGGCCGTCGTCCGCGACGCGCTCGGCGTCGGCGTCGCCGTCGGGCTCTCCGGCTTCGCCTTCGGCGTGACCTCGGCGGGCTCCGGCCTCAGCCTCCTCCAGACCTGCGTCCTCAGCCTGCTCGTCTTCACCGGCGCCTCGCAGTTCGCCCTGGTCGGAGCGCTCGCCGCGGGCGGCAACCCCTTCACGGCCGCCGCCGGTGCCTTCTTCCTGGGCACCCGCAACGCCTTCTACGGGCTGCGGCTCTCCCAGCTCCTCGCCCTGCCGAAGGCCGTCAGGCCCTTCGCCGCGCACTGGGTGATCGACGAGACCACGGCCGTCGCGCTCGCCCAGCCGTCCCGCCGGGCCGTCCGGATCGGCTTCACCGTCACCGGACTCACCCTGTACGTCCTGTGGAACCTGACCACGTTCCTCGGAGCGCTCGGAGCCGAGGCGATCGGCGACACCGTGGCCTGGGGGCTCGACGCCGCCGGACCCGCCGTCTTCCTGGCCCTGCTCGCCCCCATGCTGAAGTCCGCGACCGAACGCGCCACCGCCGGGATCGCCGTCCTGCTCGGCCTCGGGCTGCTGCCCGTCCTGCCCGCCGGCGTCCCGGTCCTCGCCGCCGCCCTCGCCGCGCCCGCCGTGCTCTGGGCCCAGGGCCGGCGCACGGCCTCCACCGGAGGAGAGAAGGACCCCCGATGAACGTCTGGATCGCGATCGCCCTCACCGCCGCCGGGTGCTACCTCGTCAAGCTG
The DNA window shown above is from Streptomyces vietnamensis and carries:
- a CDS encoding AraC family transcriptional regulator, whose product is MARDGASGEERARYWQYAELPGVDLLHAHYIRKAFARHTHESFVFAAITEGVEAFHYRDELVHAGPGQIALVNPDTPHTGHAGVPEGWTYRTIYPDAEIVRSIAADTLALRGEVGFTSPVVDDPYAAQLVVGVHRAAEEGNALAADSLLRLVTARLLRSHGGLVTPLPPRSAGARNAARAREVLETGMAEPPTLERLAADLGTSPFALLRAFREAYGMPPHTWLTDARVRRARQLLDAGTPPAEAAAAVGFTDQSHLSRHFTRSVGVPPGAYQRARGAGRRAP
- a CDS encoding AzlC family ABC transporter permease; amino-acid sequence: MAEQTAPAPPVIRDGTPAKPDAAVVRDALGVGVAVGLSGFAFGVTSAGSGLSLLQTCVLSLLVFTGASQFALVGALAAGGNPFTAAAGAFFLGTRNAFYGLRLSQLLALPKAVRPFAAHWVIDETTAVALAQPSRRAVRIGFTVTGLTLYVLWNLTTFLGALGAEAIGDTVAWGLDAAGPAVFLALLAPMLKSATERATAGIAVLLGLGLLPVLPAGVPVLAAALAAPAVLWAQGRRTASTGGEKDPR